The Arachis ipaensis cultivar K30076 chromosome B03, Araip1.1, whole genome shotgun sequence region ttttgaaaactgcATATGGGCTCCACCGCGTCCTTAACTCATGGAATCCTTCCGCCTTCGCCGACTCCTCCAACTTCCCTACTTGGGAGGGTGTGGTTCGCAACGAAGTCTCTAAAAACGTAACTGCCATCATCCTCGACCGCCTCTGCCTTGGCTGCGAGTTCAAGTTTCATACTCTTATTGACCTCAAGATGCTCCGCAACTTTAGCCTCTCTGGTAACCAACTCATCGGACGCctatctccctccctcttcaCCCACCACCTCGATCTCTCACACAACACCTTCTATAGCCTCATCATGCACGGATCAATGACCACTACAAGAAACATCGTTAAAATCGACGGCCAAATCGATGGTTAagccgtcgataatattaaatttCGACGACAAAATGGACGGCGAAGGTGGTTGCTATTAAGCTTGTCGgtttttcaaaattctaataaaatcgacggcttgtCTTGCTGTCGATAATAATGTAATAAAATCGACAGCGTTTTtgtctataatatgagtttgaAAATTCTACATTCTTACTAAAATCGACAACGTTGCtatcgatattattatataaaaatcgacgCCATTTTTTTCGCTATTTGATTCAGTTAAATCGACAATAGTTTCGTCTATAATAtgcttaataaaatcgacaacattgctgtcgatatttgattcaataaaatcaaCAACAGTTTCGTCTATGATAtgcttaataaaatcgacaatattgccgtcgatatttgattcaataaaatcgacacaGTTGCCGTCGATTTATTAATTTGGATACCGACAAATTCTTTGtctatattttgaatttaaaaagcgATAACTTTTCTGTCGATTTTAATAGttatatgttttaattttttttatttgaaaaatagtaaacaattaatacaaataaacttttaaatatataaataaaatttatatagaatattagataacaagacaaataaacttttaaataaaaataaaatttatactaaatattagataatgagtttacaaacttattaaaataataaataatcctctAACATAAAGACTCAAGATAAGATAAATAATTAAACATAAACTTATATTCGTTTAAATTGCAatccactaataatacaaaatatttaaaataaagtaATTAAATAACCTAACCGAGTACTTCCAATCCATAATCTCTTCCAAATCCACTCATCATGTAGCCTCCAAAAGGCAATCAACATCAAAGGCAAAGAAGCAATTGATCCAAACAATGCCTGCTCGGATGGACCTTGACACTGTGTTTGCAATATCCATGTTCTTTGTCACAATCCCCGACGCTAGCCCATATTTGCTGATATTTGCCTTCTCAATTCCTTCCTCAATGCTCCTGTTTTTAGTATAATATTAAAAGGTTTAAAGTTCGATTCTTATTAACATGAAAGCATTCATCTGTTTTTATCTAACAGCTTAAACTTTTACGAGAATGATTTTCTAACAAGTTAGGTGAACTTGTGAATATACTAATAAAAGAGTCATCGAGATAAAAGAGAATAGAGATAAGAATTTGCTTTGGAACATTGAGGGTGAAAAAGAATACTAGATGTACTTAGTACTTGAACTTAGAAAGCACCATGACAGGTCCAAATATCTCATCTTGTGATATTAGCATGTCTTCCTAAAATGGATAGTGTGAAGCAATTACGAATATTAATAAAGAAGGCCAGTTTTCATGTTTCTTGAAGAGTTGAAAATGCACCTTAACATTAGAAAAAATTGTAGGCTCAATGTAGTAGCCCTTGTTTCCAAATCTTTTCCCCCCCAGTTCTATCCTTCTTTCTTTCCAAGCTTAATATAGGACAGAATTTTCTCAAATTGTACATTACTAGTCTGcagtttaaaataataaaaaaaatcatatatagaGAAGAGTTATTATTATCTAAAGACTTATTCTTAAATTATAATGTAAACATAATTATGTTACTTATGGTCCTTGCTGAACTTTAGGGTCAAATGGATCCCCTACTACCATGTTTTTGCCTTCTCCACAACCTTCTTCTCAAATTCATCATAAATTCCTTCTTGAACATAAACTCTAAAAAATGCAACACATATTTCTCCCTGAAAATTATAAACAGTTACTAGGGACGACCGAGATAccttgaaaaacaagaaaaaggatTTCAGGGTTGACTTGGAATGAAAGAAATGAAACCTTGTTGTGTAGGGTACCAAAGAGAGCAAGGTCAACAGCTTTGTCAACATCAGCATCATCAAAGATCAAGACTGGGGACTTGCCACCTAATTCAAGTGAAACTGATTTCAAATTGCTCATGGTTGCCGCCATCATTACCTTCCGGCCAGTCTCCGTCGAACCAGTAAAACTGACCTATAACATAACATAATCAAATCAAACCTTAGTAGAGCCATAGATGGATAATTTGAATACGAAATTATCGCATCCACGTCCATATTAGGTAGTTGATTGAAGCATATAATGAAATAAGCTTCCTTTGTGTTTTTGCACTGGATACTTTCCCTTTATGCATAATAAATGACACAACAAACAACAGAGTCATATGAAAATGATTTTTCAAacacacttctcttcttcttcttcattctgttATCCAATTAGCTAGAAATATAATGGATACTCTTCCAAAAAAGGGGCTAACTTAATTTAAGAATCTAAGAACATAGTTGGTATTATTCAACAATCAGAAAAGGGGCTAACTTAATTTAAGATGCAAAAAGATACTCCTCAAAATAGCCATGGTTTTCTTCGGAACCAAAGCAGCAAGtatatcaaaaattcaaaatcacttccgaaaacaacaacaacaacaacaacaacaacagatgaaatgaaagaaaaagaaagggaagGAATGGCGCCAACCTTGCGAATGGAATCCAGGGAATGAAAGTGGCGGGATTAGAACAGAACTAGAAATGCTGAGATCATAGCCTAGATGCTGCCAGTACATTCAACATAACGATCCACTCCTCCATTGGTCATTTTAGCAATTATCTGTTGAGCAATATTAACATCTTAGTCTTTCTTCCctgaaaatataaataattatgcaGAAAAACTTAGAATGAACTAACCTCTTGTATAGGTTTGTTATGATCTTTCGGGTTCACAAATTCATTAACCCCAAACTTCTTAGCTGCCAACAATAGTAAATGAGAAAATACCATCAATAAGTGAATACAATTTGTAGATTTAGGAAACTTGCTCAACTTATTCTATACTGAATCATCTACTatatttgattcaaaaataaCTGCATTATGCCTAGTTCTTTTTAGAACCCATAAAAGTAGAATCAGAATTGCTTCTCTTGTTTCCCACTAATCTGTTGCTTATCTCGATGCCAGAAAAATCACTTCGTGGACCATAGTATGAAACCCCTTCAAGATCCTACCCGTTTTTCTATCAAACTGATGAGGGAAAATACATTACATTTGTAGAAACAATAACCATTAAAATATTTCTTTAAGTAAGCAAGCACATCTACTCAATAGTAATGTTTTATAGTTTTCACTATAATTGACAAGACAGAAGTCACAACCATAGTTTCACTCTAATTGCTATTCAAAATGATTGATTAAATTCAGCACTCTAAGTTGCAAAATGAAAACAGTGGCCACTCATTAAGATTATTAGCAAAAACCCAATTTAAAATAACAAAtgcaaaaaaatgaaaaagagaatcaAGCCACTTCAAAAGAAAATTGATGTTCTCTTCACGGATGCTGTTGAGAGGTtgctttattatattatttagtaTATATTTATAACAATAACTTAATGCggcaaaatttaataattattatatgcATGCTTTTATATCAGATGGGATGTAAATACCATTAACAATCTTCCAGACTACATGATATTTTGCTTCCTAACGCTTTATAACACTATCAATGAAATGGCTTTTGATATCTTCATAGATCATGCAGTCAAGTGCCTTCCCCATCTCAAAAAAGCTGTATGTACTATACTTTTCCTAAGTTTAATCAAGTCTTATTAACTCTTAATTAGATTCCTAATAAATTAATGTTTTCACTATTTATCTACACAATTATTATGAGGATTCATAAATTGATTGATATGTCTATACTATGATATCAGTGGTGTGATTTGTGCAAATCGTTTCTGCAAGAAGCAAAATAGTCCAACAACAAAGTTGTACCAGCCACCAGGATTCAAGGAGTACTTAGAAAATGGTTCAGTCTCATGCTCAAGCGGGATTTTTCTTACTCACTCCTTCTTCTTACTCAATCAAGAAATAACAGAGCCAGCACTTCATTCGTTAACTAACTATAGTGGATGAGAATTGATGCATAGAAATagatcacaagtaacaaaacaaTGCTCttcaaaagatttttttttttcaaaaaaaaaaaattcataatgcACTTATGATGAAAAGAAGTTTTTCTTAAATTATTTATTTGAGACAAACAGCAAGCCAAATTAGAACAAAAACAAAATCCAAATCAGAACAAAAGCAAAATCCTTAACCAAAAATCAGTACAAAAGAAGAGTATAAAATAAGTACCAAAATCATTTAAATTAAGCAGAGAAAGAATATTAGCAGAGAAATAATATATTAAGAATTATTCATGAAGCAGCAAATTATGACCAGGATATGTATGACTGGAAGCAATGACCTTCCACTTCCTTGACATTAACATCACACCAGTCTTAGCTCTTAAAATAAAATGGAACCAGAATAAACATGACTAGAATTTCTAGATTTAGAAAACAGGATATTACAATTAGGTCATAGTTTACACCTGAAATAGGGAATTTTCAAATGAAACTGAAGTTGGCTTTGAAAAGAGTTCAGTAACAGTGAGAAAACGATATCTGGTTCTTGTGAGCTCGATTGAGTGAGAGCATAGAAGGACCAAAGTAGGAGCAGTGACGGCGGCAACAGAGAGAAGGAGCGACGGCGGCACGGCAGCAACGGAGTGACAGGCGGCGCCAGCAAGAGGAGCCACAGTGGCGGCACGAGCAAACGGAGTGACGGCGGCACAATCGTGAAGTGGGCTGAAATTGTGTTTTTGAatacagaaaagaaaagaaaaggataaaATTGTGTTTCTGAACTTGGAGCGGGAAGTGGGCACGGGCTGGTGTTTTTAGCAATAAAAATCGCGGTGTGTATgtcgattttattttgaaaaaaagcaACTCTTTAGCGTCTATTTTATACATTGAATCCATAgcatttatttgattttaaaaagcaATCTGGACCGTTCAAATTTATCGACGAAAACattgtcgatattttaaatataaaaatagacgCCATGTCTGTCGATTTcaatataaaagtattttcaTCCCCCGCTTCGTCGACAATATGATGGTAGTTAAAAGAGATTTAATGCATCATCAAAAAATCGATGACCAGGCTgtcgattttattattttatttttaattattttttttaaaatattgacAGCAAGCCGTCGAAAAATATCGATGGAAGAGATAGCCGTCTATTTTTTTGCGTCGATAAATacgttttttcttgtagtggaccTATGGGGCCTCGTCCATGTCAACCTCTCCCTTAACCGCTTTAAGGATGGCTTCCCCAGCGCCCTCCAAAACCTCTGCAACTCAGGGTCCTCCATTTACCCTCCATTGAACGCTGGGATGACGTAACTAACTTTTTTGCTATCGTTCACTATGCAGAACATGTTGATTTGAGTGCAAACTAATTTTACAACAGCATCTCCTTTTTCACCGAGAATTCTCTTCTATTGCCAACACCCTGCGTTTCTTGAACCTCAGCAATAATGGACTTTTTTTCGGTAGAGAATACCATTAgctattttagaatttataactGATGGATTTGGGGATAACTCCATCACAGAAAAGCTTTCCTCTTTTGGACCGTTGTTAGGTGCAGATTGTAGACCACCCTCTTTtggaatttaaaattaattttcaaaagttggtgattattaataaatataagaAAGTGAATTGGTACAATCTTAATTATCTTTTATAGTTCCATCAAATGGAACTCTCATATGCAACTCCATCAAATACTTTACCTTAAAAGAAAATAAGCACATaaaagcaatatatatatatatatataaaagaacaaaGAGACAGAGACAAAAGATGAATTTTTTCGGAATCTTTAATGCTCTCTAAATTATTGATGCGGAGTTGTAGACACATTTCAGACACGATACGATACTTGTTCGACATGCGTGATTGTTGTATCCAatcgtatcttaataaaaaataaaaaatttttcttcGAACACGTTAAAtatcatcacgtgtcagcgtgtccaattttaattttaacatatattattgaaataaatttagaaatagtatatattattatttatcaaaataaaaaacattttaaatactttatataattaaaataaaatattaaaataaggataaagtatactttttatccttgaagtttgacaaaaatttcaaaaataccattaaattttattttgtttcaattttgtcccaaaagatTTCGATTGGCATAAAATATACCtcaacggctaaattttcaaaaaatttaagaccaatctaacaataatgcatgaaaattatgcttgatttgcttgtattgagggttatttttatgaaattattgttgaattgatcttaaattttttgaaaaattagccgttaggggtatatttaatgcaaataaaaaacttttaggacaaaattaaaacaaaataaaacttatggGTATTTTTAAAAGTTNNNNNNNNNNNNNNNNNNNNNNNNNNNNNNNNNNNNNNNNNNNNNNNNNNNNNNNNNNNNNNNNNNNNNNNNNNNNNNNNNNNNNNNNNNNNNNNNNNNNNNNNNNNNNNNNNNNNNNNNNNNNNNNNNNNNNNNNNNNNNNNNNNNNNNNNNNNNNNNNNNNNNNACCAATAAACTCTAGATAAAATACAAAGAATTAACGAAACAAAACAAAGAGctgcaaaaaatatattttattttattcttatttaatgtaatttttatttcatcaatttctttctttgtttttaggTATACTAATGCAAAAAGGCACTAAAAAGCAGCAGCATTAATAGCAACACATTCCACCATTATGCTCTATCTACCAGCTCATTTTGTTATAGTCTATTATccactaaaaattttattattttttcaatcagcttatttttaaaatagaaataattatggTGTCATGCAATACAATAGACCTGTATCAAGTATTTACATTGTTATAGGTGTCAGCTAAAACACAGACTAAGTTTTGCCCGTATaacattttcaaatttttttgccattataaaacccaaccaaaacgCAAGTTGCATTTATGACTTCttgtcatttttaaaattttttgtctttgtttttaGTCCAAAATACAGGTTACGGttataaaaatagatttttttaaaataataaaacgcAGGTTGCATTTtaaatgaattaaaaaatatttttaaaagctgcAAAATGCAGTCTGCGTTTTGtataaaaaagaatattttaaTCGAGAGTCTTGCCTATAAATACGAAATTCAATTCAACCGAAGTTGTATCTCACTTGAGTCACTTCTACTCCCATTCCTCTTTCTTTCATATGTTTTATACTTGTGAGTTTTTTGGCAATTAGTTGTGTCAAAAAATCGGGTTAGATGAGGTTGAGGTTATGGAAGGTATTGCAAATTTGCGAGTGTATTATAACGGTGAGATTATAGCAAACACACACAAAGCACTTTTGTTTGTGAACGTCCATTTTCATTTGCTATTCCATGCATCGTGAGTTTTGTAGAGTTGCAAAATGGTCTTTGTGAGaacatacaaagtcacatttcgAAAAGGGTGAGCAATATTTTGTACAGAAATCCTGTACAAGTATTTGGTGGGTTaatacagtttcaaataatgtCCATCACTGACGATGCAAGTATGCAGCAGATGTTCTATATTTATCAACAAACCTTAACTCACGTGCCGATGATAGAGTTGTACGTTGAGTTCGAATAGCATACGGGGATGGATGCAGTTGGCGAGGAGGTCAATGTTGATGAGCTCAgggatatagattgggaagaagataacAACGACAATGAAGAGGAGTTTGAAGCCAACTATGAAGTCGATGACGAAAATGAGGATGGAGACTTGACAAACAATTTGGCGGTGCAAAATGAAGCAGATGCGATTGTAAGCCAGCACCCCTTTGGTGTCCCGTCTTTTATGCGAACTCTGGATCTCGAAGCCATGCATGTCCCGGAATTTTCTGAGTATGCGAATATGGTTATGTTATGGTTTTTAATTAAAGTTACTATTACCATTTAGTTTATTTGCCGTGTCCGAATAACGGTGGTTCGCATGTCGTAGGTGAAGGCAATGTTGCGGCAGAAGATAGTGAGTTTAGTGTCGGAATGGAATTTGGTTATAGAGGGTCGGTGATATTTGCAATCAAAAgttacactatctctagaggagttgattacactgTGTATGAGTCTGAACCACAGACATTCTATGCGAAGTGCAAGGGTTATGGTAAAGGGTGAGATTGGCTTATCCGAGCTAGCTTGATTCGAAAGAAAGGTAATTGGGAGATCAGGAGATACAATGAAAAATACACGTGCATC contains the following coding sequences:
- the LOC107629918 gene encoding aldehyde dehydrogenase family 2 member C4-like isoform X2, producing MVFSHLLLLAAKKFGVNEFVNPKDHNKPIQEVSFTGSTETGRKVMMAATMSNLKSVSLELGGKSPVLIFDDADVDKAVDLALFGTLHNKGEICVAFFRVYVQEGIYDEFEKKVVEKAKTW
- the LOC110270017 gene encoding isoprene synthase, chloroplastic-like, which translates into the protein MKKRIKPLQKKIDVLFTDAVERWDVNTINNLPDYMIFCFLTLYNTINEMAFDIFIDHAVKCLPHLKKAWCDLCKSFLQEAK
- the LOC107629918 gene encoding aldehyde dehydrogenase family 2 member C4-like isoform X4 codes for the protein MVFSHLLLLAAKKFGVNEFVNPKDHNKPIQEVSFTGSTETGRKVMMAATMSNLKSVSLELGGKSPVLIFDDADVDKAVDLALFGTLHNKEH
- the LOC107629918 gene encoding aldehyde dehydrogenase family 2 member C4-like isoform X3, translating into MDVDAVSFTGSTETGRKVMMAATMSNLKSVSLELGGKSPVLIFDDADVDKAVDLALFGTLHNKVSFLSFQVNPEILFLVFQGALRKELRRQISANMG
- the LOC107629918 gene encoding NAD/NADP-dependent betaine aldehyde dehydrogenase-like isoform X1 encodes the protein MVFSHLLLLAAKKFGVNEFVNPKDHNKPIQEVSFTGSTETGRKVMMAATMSNLKSVSLELGGKSPVLIFDDADVDKAVDLALFGTLHNKVSFLSFQVNPEILFLVFQGALRKELRRQISANMG